Sequence from the Pseudophaeobacter arcticus DSM 23566 genome:
ATGATGCTGGTGCTGCAGCCCGATTTTGGCCAGGCCTGTCTGATCCTGTTTGGCTGGGGCGTGATGTATTTTGTTGCCGGCGCACCGATGCTGCTGTTGGTCGGGATGGCCTGTGTGGTGGTGATGAGCGGTATCGTTGCCTATTCAAACTCCGAGCATTTTGCCCGCCGCATCGACGGGTTCCTGAACCCGGAAATCGATCCCACCACCCAGATGGGCTATGCCACCAATGCCATCCGCGAAGGCGGGCTGTTTGGGGTTGGTGTTGGTGAGGGGCAGGTGAAATGGTCGCTGCCCGATGCCCATACCGATTTTATCGTGGCCGTCGCCGCCGAGGAATACGGGCTGATCCTGGTTTTGGTACTGATTGGCCTTTACGCCATGGTGGTGGTGCGCTCCCTGTTCCGGCTGATGCGCGAGCGCGACCCCTTCATTCGACTGGCGGGGACGGGCCTGGTCTGCATGTTTGGTGTGCAGGCGATGATCAACATGGGGGTTGCTGTGCGGTTGCTTCCGGCCAAGGGCATGACGCTGCCCTTTGTCAGCTACGGCGGGTCTTCGCTGATTGCCGGCGGGATTGCGGTGGGGATGCTCTTGTCTTTTACCCGCGCAAGACCGCAGGGTGAGATCGCCGATTTCCTGCGTGGCCGCGGGCGCGGCTGATCTCAAAAGCCCCAAAAGCGCTGGCCCAAAGTGATTGCAGGGCCAGGCTCAAGCAAAGAAGCGCGATTGATATGACACAGAAACTGCTCTTGATGGCGGCCGGGGGCACCGGTGGGCATATGTTTCCCGCCCAGGCCCTGGCTGAGGCGATGCTGCGCCGGGGCTGGCGGGTGAAGCTGTCGACCGATGCGCGCGGTGCGCGCTACACGGGCGGCTTTCCCCATACCACCGAAATCACGCAGGTTTCCTCAGCCACCTTTGCCCGTGGCGGGGTGTTGGCCAAGGCCATGGTGGCGCCAAAGATTGCCGGCGGAATTCTGTCGATGGCGCTGCAGATGCGCCGGGATCGCCCGGATGCGGTGATTGGCTTTGGCGGCTATCCGTCAATTCCGGCCCTGGGCGCGGCGACGCTGCTGAAACTTCCCCGGATGATCCACGAACAAAATGGCGTGCTGGGGCGGGTAAACCAGCTGTTTTCAACGCGGGTGGCCGGGGTTGCCTGCGGCACCTGGCCGACGGATCTGCCAGACACTGTGCCGCATGAACATGTGGGCAATCCGGTGCGGGCTGCGGTGATGGAGCGGGCCGGGGCTGGCTATATCGAGCCCGGCGCCTACCCGATGTCGATCCTGGTGATGGGCGGCAGCCAGGGGGCGCGCATCCTGTCGGATGTGGTGCCTGCGGCGATTGCCGCCCTGCCGCAGGAGCTGCGCCAATATCTGCGCGTCTCGCATCAGGCCCGCGGCGAAGATATGGAGCGCGTCAGCGCGTTTTACAGCGAGCATGGGATTTCGGCGGATGTACAGCCGTTCTTTAACGACGTGCCCGCGCGCATGTCCGAAGCGCAGCTGGTGATCTCGCGCGCCGGGGCCTCCTCTGTGGCG
This genomic interval carries:
- the ftsW gene encoding putative lipid II flippase FtsW; translated protein: MTEMVYGAVPVPTGEPILPKWWRTLDKWSMSCILTLFVLGLLLGLAASVPLAERNGFDNFHYVQRQAIFGITALGAMILTSMMSPQLVRRLAVVGFACAFLALALLPILGTDFGKGAVRWYSLGFASLQPSEFLKPGFIVVAAWMISSSQQINGPPGTLISFGICMAVVMMLVLQPDFGQACLILFGWGVMYFVAGAPMLLLVGMACVVVMSGIVAYSNSEHFARRIDGFLNPEIDPTTQMGYATNAIREGGLFGVGVGEGQVKWSLPDAHTDFIVAVAAEEYGLILVLVLIGLYAMVVVRSLFRLMRERDPFIRLAGTGLVCMFGVQAMINMGVAVRLLPAKGMTLPFVSYGGSSLIAGGIAVGMLLSFTRARPQGEIADFLRGRGRG
- a CDS encoding UDP-N-acetylglucosamine--N-acetylmuramyl-(pentapeptide) pyrophosphoryl-undecaprenol N-acetylglucosamine transferase yields the protein MTQKLLLMAAGGTGGHMFPAQALAEAMLRRGWRVKLSTDARGARYTGGFPHTTEITQVSSATFARGGVLAKAMVAPKIAGGILSMALQMRRDRPDAVIGFGGYPSIPALGAATLLKLPRMIHEQNGVLGRVNQLFSTRVAGVACGTWPTDLPDTVPHEHVGNPVRAAVMERAGAGYIEPGAYPMSILVMGGSQGARILSDVVPAAIAALPQELRQYLRVSHQARGEDMERVSAFYSEHGISADVQPFFNDVPARMSEAQLVISRAGASSVADISVIGRPSILVPYAAATGDHQTANARGLVKAGGAILIPESALDVAALSAQIEAVLSNPQAAMQMSLAALSAGVPDATNRLVALVEQLAEEG